The genomic interval GGCTGCATGTAGTTCCACATACTGGAACAGAGTGCAGCATTGTAAATTGATTATTCGAGATGTCtgaatgtttgtttacatgtattattttttagTGGCTATGGTCAATAATTTGATCTTGTATCTGTGATTGTGTTCCTGGTCATTGTATGgaaatgttgatgttttttttttgcgagTTGATTTTTATAATTTCCAATGAGCTTGGCCTTCACTAGTGCAGTGGTTTCTATAATTTGGCAGCCTTTATAGATTTAGCAATAAACATTCATGTTCATTAATGCCAGTGCTGTTGTGCTGAGTATACCGTAAAAAAACCATATCTTCTCTTTTTGGTATCCCTAAATTCAGGACTaaagatttgctcttgtccaagTGTATATTTATAACGCAATCgtcaatatataacatatgggtTATAACTTTCTTGTTATTTGAAGTGTCCGCAAAACGATCAACAGCAAAGGGCTCCCATTTGGAGTTGAGGAAATTGAATATATTCTGATTAACACCCCAATCATCCCAGTTGAACTCTTTGCTATAAAAACTGCTTCCGAATTAAACATTCTAGGAATCCAAGAAACTTCTAAGAGAATCTGAAACTTCATTAGATGATCGAAAATGTTTCTAACCAAATTTTGAAGCTCAAGTATACTATAGTACTTCTTTTGTTTACAATCCTAACAATATTTTGATTGCCGGTATACACTTTCACAAACTTCCCGTTTAAAAGATGAGAGAAAGATTCAATCGCGTACTCTAACGCTCTTAACTCCCTGTATGTTGAACTACTCTTAGATTCTTTCTCAGAAAACATACAATGAGCAACCTCGTTTTTTTACTCAATAATACACCGGCTCCTGCAAAATTACTTGCGTCTACAAACACAATCCTTTCTGGAATGCGGTTAAGGGGAGTTAATGCTCTGAATGGCAGACTGCTGAGGTATTTTAACCAGAATCTCAACTCTTCCTCTGTCTGATTACAAAGTAAAATGGACGAGTCCCAGGATTCCCTGTTGACTATGAGTGATTGACAGTGTCTGGTCATAATGTTGCAAATATTGCCTAAGCTGAATGACATGGAAATAATTTTCCTTCTATTTTAGCCAATATTCTAAAGTGCAACCTGTGCTACCTGACAAAAACTGAGAAAGAAAACATAGTAATTTCTCTTTTATATGAAGAATCTCGATTCTTCGAATTTCCTTTCTGAAGGTCTCATATATAACCTAACCATTCTAAAATGAAGCAAGGGGTCTATATACGTTTCTCATAATTAATGATGAAACCTGCTTTAATCAAATCATTGACTGTGTAACTTGTATTCTAGCAAACGGAGAGGGTGTCCGTACCCCACCCATCATCTAGATAGACAATGATCCGAATGCCTTTGGATCTCCAATATTTGACCAGAGGTCTAAAACTCTTGGTAAACAAGTAGGGGGCACCCGACAATCCAAAAGGCATGACAGTATAAAGGAAAAACGTTTGTTTTCCATTGATTTCCCAACTAAAAcctaaaaaaattgaaaatccttGTGGATGTTAACGTGGTAGTAACCACTGCGGAGATCAAACTTGAACATCATgttttcttgtttacaaaaatcTAAAGCCTTGTTGCTACCTTCGAATTTTACTCTTAATTTGTGAATAAATTGATTAGCATGTCTGAGGTCTAATATCAACCGCTCTTTCCCCAAAGCATTTACAGACACAGACAAAGGGTTGGTACAAAAAGGCAATTCCTGAACCTCTCTTATACAGCCTTTTCCCAGTAAATCTTTAATTGAATTTTGAACAAAAGACGAATGTTGCAACGAAGAAGcgttattttttaacaatatagGTGTAGGATCAGAATCGAAAGGAATCATGTAGCCATTATCAATAACAGAATCAATAAAGGTATTAACTTTCAATTCTTTAGGCCAAAAGtccatatttttctttaaactgCATGTGATAAATGAACTGACTTTGTTTGAATCAAGTACTaagtaaagtttttaaaaaagttcttACACTAAGTAAtagatgttttatttcattgtaaagcGTTATTTGAATGTTGGCATCTTTCTACCATTATAAATGCTCCAATACCTTAAAAGGTAATAATAGAAACTTCTAAACGAAGACATCGATGATTTTTCCAaacctttaaatttattttgacatgGAATCGTTATCCTTTTGAACTATGAAAGTGATAAAataatgtacatttgtaatatgaCCAGAGTAGTTTCCGAATTCTTAAAAGCAGTCAGTATATCATAGTCTGCATTAAAACAATATGTTCCTGTAAAAAGTTTAAACTATTCTTTCGGATTGTTATACATTAATTTAGGAGTAAATATCTAACGAAAACAATTTGTAGTGAAAGACGGGCACTGAATACCTTTAATATAAGTTCTACGTATTTTGTAGTATCACATGATTGTAAGTACTGTTCATATTGTGTACTTTCGGGATGCGTAGTAAATCACTACATGATTCAACAGTGAAACTTCAGTCAAAGTTGCCCGTTACCTACATAATGGACTATACAAGAACATACCCCACAAACATATATTTAGTTCTACTTCCCAAACAATATAATGGACGAATACAGTAAAATGCAACAGTGacaatttcataacataattttatacaaaatcatAATTAACGTATCGTTATTTCATCAATGTCATTTGACCGTGAAAATGGCCGCaataaacatattaaatataattgatgGATCACGGTGATCTGTTAAGATACCATACGGATCGCTTAACTATGGGGTCACTATGTTACATTTGATATCATTACTGTATAGCACTCGTTAGCAAACACAAGAAAAAGTCCAAACTGAAATAAACTGTGTTTGTCTCAATGTACATGCATGTCTTTTCACTCTATTTATCTGTTGTATGAGTTCACATTTAAGGTCTCAGTCACTTAAATACAGCACAGTAACTGTATCGGAGTTATAATAACCAATTAATATACAATTGTTTTTATCATCGTAGCACAGCGATTCTGGAATTTTCTCACTGGGGACACTGGGAACCAGTTCACCCAGACATTTCCCATTCTCACTAAACATGACAATCTTTTTGGATATTTTGTCAATAGTGCATACCGTACCATCACACAATATGCATACACCTTTTGTTTTCTTCAGTCTACTATCTCGGAATTCAGCTTGTTTCGTACCATTGCTCTTAAAACACACGATGCCGTTACTTTCATCAGCCGCAAATACCGAGTTCTGAAAAACAGTCATTTGTTTCGGTGTGTATGTCAGACCAACTGTATTTAATGCAACACGTTTTTCAAATGTCCCATTTATGTCGTACGCATCAACACTTGATGATGTTCCAACCCAAAACTTTCCATTTGTATAAGTCATACCCCTGTAAAGACCTTGTGTAATGGAAATACTTCTCAGTTTAGAAATATAAGAACCTATAGACAACAATTCTAAGTTGTTAGTGTTCAACTTCACCGCTACTTCATTATTACTTATTTTACAAATGCCTGTCGGTTGACCTTGAACACTGAAGTGATCGGTCACATTATGATCGATCTCCATTAATTTTACTTTCTTGTTAAAAAGGTCGGCCAAAATGAAACATCCGCTGTCAAGTTGGCAAATATCAACTATCCAACAGGTGTGCTGGTCGTTTTGCATTTTAAGATTCACCTCTTTCTGACGTTGTATTTCTCTCTTTCTATTTACACAAGATTGTTGCATTTTTCCGAGACTCTTGACTTCCAAGAACTGTTCCTTCACATTTGTACTTTCCTCGAACTCAACTGATACTTGACCACGCGATTCTAATTTTGCATATACGTCTTTTGCTTCATTTATAATGTGCTGACAAAGTTTGACTTTAACAAACAGTTGTTCCTGATTAACTTCCGTCTTTGACTGGAGCTGTTCATTTACCTTCTCCACTTCTGATTTTCTACGATCCACCAAGACGATATATGTTTCTAGATCGGCATTGACCTTAGCACATGTTTCGTCAAGGGCAACATTTGCTTGTTTTGAAAGAGTTTTGATGTGCTCTATCATACCATCTTCTATTTCTTGAATTCTTCtttgaatttgttttcttttctctttaagTAAAACGACATTCTCTTGTTTCGTTTTCTCCATGCTAACCAGGAGCTCTTTAATAGTCTCGGATTCTCCTTGCAGACGATCGATTTCGTTATGTTGAATGTCCGACCCTGCAGCATCTGTTAGACTAGTCACATCTGTACATGTccttaaaagtaaacaaaaataggATAAAAATGATTATTCTTCTGCTGAAATCAACCTTTTCAAATATGTGCCCCTGACTTCCACAAGTACCGACTAGAACATACGAATACGAGTATTAAATGATGCCAATATCTCCATGAAGGTATGGATCCGCTGTTTAGGTTCATTGCTCAATTCTTGTTCGCTGGgaataaaagctgacctaactCGCAAAGTAATTAGTACATATAGTGAAAGATACCACTGTATAACTGACTGAAATCAGTTACGTAACAAGAGGCCTGAATAGGTCttaatcgctcacctgaggaGAGCCTAGACATATTTTCTTACCATCTATTAAGCATATCATGAAAAGttactttgttttttaaaagcttGAGTATAGGTCCATGCAAAGTCGcctctgacaaagtttggtgaacttCTGTACAGTGGTTCAAGAAAGTTAAAAAgttgttaaaagttgtttttttctagaCTTTTCTAGTTTTGGCTCTTGTGACCCCTAAGTGGTCAGCAAACTCATTTGAACATACGTGAGAAATGTCTATCGTACGATGcatctgaccaagttttgtgaacatCTATTAAACGGTTCGTCtttagaaatcatttaaaggtgttTATACTCATAACTATAGTAGTCAAGTGAAATCATCTGACCTTGATAGAGGTCAACCCAATACCACCACAGTTTAATTTTGGTGAAGAACCATCACGCCAtacatgagaagttgtttaaagttgttttcttttctttttttcacctGCTTTGACCCTGAATGCAGTCAATTGGA from Mercenaria mercenaria strain notata chromosome 2, MADL_Memer_1, whole genome shotgun sequence carries:
- the LOC123563859 gene encoding uncharacterized protein LOC123563859 isoform X1; translated protein: MAEGEDHLSIQDGSDAYVVFTCTPCSEEGTSEEAVKYCPECDEYLCTTCTKYHRKVKTSRDHKLVDREEGKHKPKVTMITKKIKCRHHPDREIEMYCGAHDMVYCLMCIATDHRTCTDVTSLTDAAGSDIQHNEIDRLQGESETIKELLVSMEKTKQENVVLLKEKRKQIQRRIQEIEDGMIEHIKTLSKQANVALDETCAKVNADLETYIVLVDRRKSEVEKVNEQLQSKTEVNQEQLFVKVKLCQHIINEAKDVYAKLESRGQVSVEFEESTNVKEQFLEVKSLGKMQQSCVNRKREIQRQKEVNLKMQNDQHTCWIVDICQLDSGCFILADLFNKKVKLMEIDHNVTDHFSVQGQPTGICKISNNEVAVKLNTNNLELLSIGSYISKLRSISITQGLYRGMTYTNGKFWVGTSSSVDAYDINGTFEKRVALNTVGLTYTPKQMTVFQNSVFAADESNGIVCFKSNGTKQAEFRDSRLKKTKGVCILCDGTVCTIDKISKKIVMFSENGKCLGELVPSVPSEKIPESLCYDDKNNCILIGYYNSDTVTVLYLSD